The following coding sequences lie in one Mesorhizobium sp. NZP2298 genomic window:
- the cobA gene encoding uroporphyrinogen-III C-methyltransferase, which yields MSGSIKKKSENATLEQALARLNFKPRPLEPGHVWLAGGGPGDPGCLTLEVLAALAEADALVYDALVSPDVVAVASAAELFYAGKRGGQPSMKQDDITALLVRLAREGRRVVRLKGGDPYIFGRGGEEALALAREAIPFRVLPGLTSGLSALAATGIPATMRGINKAVILATGHAAGTDDDIDWAAIARTGQPVVVYMGMANLPLIAAALLDGGLAPSTPAAVIVAATTPQERTVVATLATIAEEAAAAGLASPALIVVGGIVAMRAALAGKA from the coding sequence GTGAGCGGCAGCATCAAAAAGAAGAGCGAAAACGCCACGCTCGAACAGGCGCTCGCCCGGCTGAACTTCAAGCCGCGTCCGCTTGAGCCGGGCCATGTCTGGCTGGCCGGCGGCGGCCCCGGGGATCCCGGCTGCCTGACCCTGGAAGTGCTGGCGGCCTTGGCCGAGGCGGATGCGCTGGTCTATGATGCGCTGGTCTCACCCGATGTCGTGGCGGTGGCATCGGCAGCCGAGCTGTTCTACGCCGGCAAACGCGGCGGCCAGCCTTCGATGAAGCAGGACGACATCACCGCCCTGCTGGTGCGGCTGGCGCGCGAAGGCCGCCGCGTCGTCAGGCTGAAAGGCGGCGATCCCTATATTTTCGGCCGTGGCGGTGAAGAGGCACTGGCGCTCGCGCGCGAAGCTATCCCCTTCCGGGTTTTGCCCGGCCTGACATCCGGCCTCAGCGCGCTGGCCGCGACCGGCATCCCGGCCACCATGCGCGGCATCAACAAGGCGGTGATCCTGGCGACCGGCCACGCCGCCGGCACCGACGACGACATCGACTGGGCGGCGATCGCCCGCACCGGCCAGCCGGTTGTCGTCTACATGGGCATGGCGAACCTGCCGCTGATCGCGGCAGCGCTGCTCGACGGCGGGCTGGCGCCATCGACCCCGGCTGCGGTGATCGTCGCCGCGACCACACCGCAGGAGCGAACCGTCGTAGCCACGCTCGCCACCATCGCCGAGGAAGCGGCCGCCGCCGGCCTTGCCTCGCCGGCATTGATTGTTGTCGGCGGCATCGTCGCCATGCGCGCGGCACTGGCAGGCAAGGCATGA
- the cbiE gene encoding precorrin-6y C5,15-methyltransferase (decarboxylating) subunit CbiE: MSKQQPTPKWLTIIGIGEDGLAGLGDEAKQRIAKAEFIFGGKRHLALVASFAKGEPRPWPVPFDAGMADVLALVGRKVCVLASGDPFFHGVGATLARKVELREMHVIPAPSAVSLAAARLGWALQDIETVSLHGRPLDLIRPLLQPNARILALTSDGNAPAAIARLLTELDFGASRLTVLEALGGPNEKQHMARADAFDLENINPLNVLAIEIDSNPQGRVLPLTVGLADHLFDHDGQITKREIRAVTLSTLAPRRGELLWDIGAGSGSIGIEWMLAHPLMRAIAIEADPSRAARIHRNAAACGVPGLVVVEGNAPRALAGLETPDAIFIGGGGSDTGVLNTAIKALRPGGRLVANAVTLEMETLLLAQHLKLGGDLTRIDISRASPVGSMQAWRPAMPVTQWNWVKP; this comes from the coding sequence ATGTCAAAACAACAGCCAACGCCAAAATGGCTTACAATCATCGGCATCGGCGAGGACGGTTTAGCGGGTCTCGGCGACGAGGCCAAGCAGCGGATTGCCAAGGCGGAATTCATCTTCGGCGGCAAGCGGCATCTGGCGCTGGTCGCATCCTTCGCCAAGGGCGAGCCGCGCCCCTGGCCGGTGCCCTTCGATGCCGGGATGGCTGACGTGCTGGCGCTGGTGGGCCGCAAAGTCTGCGTGCTCGCCTCCGGCGATCCTTTTTTCCACGGGGTCGGTGCCACCCTCGCCCGCAAGGTCGAGCTGCGGGAGATGCATGTCATCCCAGCGCCGTCGGCCGTCTCGCTGGCCGCCGCCCGCCTTGGCTGGGCACTGCAGGATATCGAGACCGTCTCGCTGCATGGCCGGCCGCTCGACCTGATCCGGCCGCTGCTGCAGCCCAATGCACGCATCCTGGCACTGACGTCGGACGGCAACGCGCCGGCGGCAATTGCCCGCCTGCTCACAGAACTCGATTTCGGCGCATCGCGGCTGACGGTCCTGGAGGCTTTGGGCGGACCGAACGAGAAACAGCACATGGCACGCGCCGATGCCTTTGACCTCGAAAACATCAATCCGCTCAACGTGCTGGCCATCGAAATTGATTCGAACCCGCAAGGCCGTGTGCTGCCGCTCACGGTTGGCCTTGCCGATCATCTGTTCGACCATGACGGCCAGATCACCAAGCGCGAAATCCGCGCTGTCACCTTGTCGACGCTGGCGCCCAGGCGCGGCGAGTTGCTGTGGGACATCGGCGCCGGCTCAGGCTCGATCGGCATCGAGTGGATGCTCGCCCACCCCTTGATGCGCGCCATTGCCATCGAGGCCGACCCGAGCCGCGCCGCTCGCATCCACCGCAATGCCGCCGCCTGCGGCGTTCCGGGCCTTGTGGTGGTGGAAGGCAACGCGCCAAGGGCGCTTGCCGGGCTGGAGACGCCGGACGCTATCTTCATCGGCGGCGGCGGCAGCGACACCGGTGTCTTGAACACCGCCATCAAGGCGCTGCGCCCAGGTGGCCGTCTCGTCGCCAATGCGGTGACGCTGGAAATGGAAACGCTGCTTCTCGCCCAGCACCTGAAACTGGGCGGCGATCTTACCCGGATAGACATTTCGCGCGCCTCGCCGGTCGGTTCGATGCAGGCCTGGCGGCCGGCAATGCCGGTCACGCAATGGAACTGGGTGAAGCCATGA
- a CDS encoding cobalt-precorrin-6A reductase, whose amino-acid sequence MKKILILGGTSEARQLAGKLAARADMSLTLSLAGRTESPVAQGVPVRSGGFGGADGLAAYLKETSTDLLIDATHPYAARISANAAQAARATGVPIFALRRPGWEPIEGDHWTDVDSVTDAVHALGSAPRRVFLALGRQEVAAFEAAPQHHYLIRSVDPVEPKLAVPDADYLLARGPFREADERVLLERHSIDVVVSKNSGGAATYGKIAAARALGVEVIMVRRPMLPEVPSAETVEALAAIVNQFGADHFVEPDAERGV is encoded by the coding sequence ATGAAGAAGATTCTGATCCTCGGCGGCACCAGCGAAGCCCGGCAACTGGCGGGAAAGCTGGCCGCGCGTGCCGATATGTCGCTCACCTTGTCGCTGGCCGGTCGTACCGAAAGCCCGGTCGCGCAGGGCGTGCCGGTGCGCAGCGGCGGCTTTGGCGGCGCCGATGGTCTGGCCGCCTACCTCAAGGAGACCAGCACCGACCTGCTGATCGATGCCACGCATCCCTATGCGGCGCGAATCTCCGCCAATGCCGCGCAAGCGGCGCGAGCGACCGGCGTGCCGATCTTCGCTCTGCGCCGTCCGGGCTGGGAGCCTATTGAAGGCGACCACTGGACTGATGTCGATAGCGTCACCGATGCCGTGCATGCGCTTGGATCGGCACCGCGCCGCGTCTTCCTGGCGCTTGGCCGACAGGAGGTCGCGGCCTTCGAAGCCGCGCCCCAGCACCATTACCTCATCCGCAGCGTCGATCCGGTCGAGCCGAAGCTCGCCGTGCCCGACGCTGACTACCTGCTGGCGCGCGGTCCGTTCCGCGAAGCTGACGAGCGTGTGCTGCTGGAAAGACACAGCATCGATGTTGTCGTGTCCAAGAACAGCGGTGGCGCCGCCACTTACGGCAAGATTGCCGCAGCGCGGGCGCTTGGTGTCGAGGTGATCATGGTCCGCAGGCCGATGTTGCCGGAGGTGCCTTCGGCTGAAACCGTCGAAGCGCTGGCCGCGATTGTCAACCAATTTGGGGCCGATCATTTTGTCGAACCCGATGCCGAACGCGGCGTGTAG
- a CDS encoding precorrin-8X methylmutase codes for MAAYDYIHDGTAIYERSFAIIRAEADLKRFSDAESDVAIRMIHACGQVEASSHFVFSPDFVTAARKALAAGAPIFCDAEMVAHGVTRARLPAGNEVICTLRDPRTHDIAKAIGNTRSAAAIDLWGERMAGSVVAIGNAPTALFYLLEKLRDGAPKPAAIIGMPVGFVGAAESKDALAENSYGVPYAIVRGRLGGSAMTAAALNSLARPGL; via the coding sequence ATGGCCGCCTACGACTACATCCACGACGGCACGGCGATCTATGAGCGCTCCTTCGCCATTATCCGCGCCGAGGCCGACCTCAAGCGCTTCTCGGACGCCGAGTCCGATGTCGCCATCCGCATGATTCATGCCTGCGGCCAGGTCGAAGCATCAAGCCATTTTGTTTTCTCGCCTGATTTCGTCACAGCCGCACGCAAGGCACTCGCTGCCGGCGCGCCGATCTTCTGCGATGCCGAAATGGTTGCGCATGGGGTCACCCGCGCTCGTCTGCCGGCCGGCAACGAGGTGATCTGCACCTTGCGCGATCCGCGCACGCACGACATCGCCAAGGCGATCGGCAACACCCGTTCGGCCGCCGCGATCGACCTGTGGGGCGAGCGCATGGCCGGTTCGGTGGTCGCCATCGGCAATGCGCCGACAGCACTTTTCTACCTGCTGGAAAAATTGCGCGACGGCGCGCCGAAGCCGGCGGCCATCATCGGCATGCCAGTCGGCTTCGTCGGTGCTGCCGAATCCAAGGATGCGTTGGCCGAGAATTCCTATGGCGTGCCTTATGCCATTGTGCGTGGCCGACTTGGCGGCAGCGCCATGACCGCCGCCGCGCTCAATTCATTGGCGAGGCCCGGCCTGTGA
- a CDS encoding precorrin-2 C(20)-methyltransferase — translation MNALPKGRLVGVGTGPGDPELLTLKAARALAEADVVAYFAKRGNNSNARAIVEARFRPDMLELPLLYPVTTEIDKNHDDYRSQITGFYEESAEKVAEHLEAGRMVAVLSEGDPLFYGSYMHLHVRLAHRFPTEVIPGVTAMSGCWSQTGVPIVQGDDVLTVLPGTMSEFELTRRLADTDAAVIMKVGRNLPKIRRALEATGKLTRAVYVERGTMAGSVSMKLADKQDDKAPYFAIVLVAGWSGRSGALGAQA, via the coding sequence GTGAACGCGCTCCCCAAAGGCCGACTTGTCGGCGTCGGCACCGGTCCCGGCGATCCAGAATTGTTGACGCTGAAGGCCGCGCGGGCCTTGGCCGAGGCCGATGTCGTCGCCTATTTCGCCAAGCGCGGCAACAACAGCAACGCGCGCGCCATCGTCGAAGCGCGCTTCCGGCCGGACATGCTGGAACTGCCGCTGCTCTATCCCGTGACCACCGAAATCGACAAGAATCACGACGATTACCGCTCGCAGATCACCGGTTTCTACGAGGAGTCGGCCGAAAAGGTCGCAGAACACCTCGAAGCCGGCAGGATGGTAGCCGTCCTGTCCGAGGGCGACCCGCTGTTCTACGGCTCCTACATGCATCTGCATGTGCGCCTTGCTCATCGCTTCCCCACGGAAGTCATCCCCGGCGTCACCGCAATGTCCGGCTGCTGGTCGCAGACCGGTGTGCCGATCGTCCAGGGCGATGACGTGCTGACGGTTTTGCCCGGCACGATGAGCGAGTTCGAACTGACGCGTCGCCTCGCCGACACCGATGCCGCCGTTATCATGAAGGTCGGCCGCAACCTGCCCAAGATCAGGCGGGCGCTCGAAGCCACAGGCAAGCTGACGCGCGCCGTCTATGTCGAGCGCGGCACCATGGCCGGCAGCGTCTCGATGAAGCTCGCCGACAAGCAGGACGACAAGGCCCCCTATTTCGCCATCGTGCTGGTCGCCGGCTGGTCCGGCCGGTCAGGGGCACTGGGGGCACAGGCATGA
- a CDS encoding cobalamin biosynthesis protein, giving the protein MMVAGIGSRKGVGVEDVLAAIETALEAHGLAMTALSALATAAFKKDEDAIAGAGRALNLPVVIVDDAALQAASPGTLSHSSLSQELAGTPSVSEAAALAVAGAGAKLLGPRTVLGPVTCAIAISGDAP; this is encoded by the coding sequence ATGATGGTCGCGGGCATCGGCAGCCGCAAAGGCGTTGGCGTCGAAGACGTGCTTGCCGCGATTGAAACCGCGCTTGAAGCGCACGGGCTGGCAATGACGGCGCTCTCGGCACTGGCCACCGCAGCGTTCAAGAAGGATGAAGACGCGATCGCTGGCGCTGGCCGCGCGCTGAACCTCCCGGTTGTCATCGTCGATGACGCAGCGCTTCAAGCCGCCTCGCCAGGCACGCTCAGCCATTCCAGCCTCTCGCAGGAACTCGCCGGCACGCCCTCCGTTTCCGAAGCGGCAGCCCTTGCCGTTGCCGGAGCCGGCGCAAAACTGCTTGGCCCTCGCACCGTGCTTGGCCCGGTCACCTGCGCCATCGCCATCAGCGGAGACGCGCCATGA
- a CDS encoding precorrin-3B C(17)-methyltransferase — translation MSGRLTVIGLGPGNADQVTPQASRAVAEAKFFYGYKPYLDRLDLRPDQTRVASDNREELARSKDALIKAAEGHEVAVVSGGDPGVFAMAAAVCEAIEAGPAEWRAVDVAVVPGVTAMLAVAARIGAPLGHDFCAISLSDNLKPWELIELRLLAAAGAGFVIALYNPISKARPWQLGRAFECLTAILPGTTPVIFGRAAGRPDERIEVYLLADVDAQKADMATCIIIGSPETRIIKRADKPALVYTPRSASGSTK, via the coding sequence ATGAGCGGCCGTCTCACCGTCATCGGCCTTGGACCCGGCAATGCCGATCAGGTCACGCCGCAAGCAAGCCGCGCCGTGGCCGAGGCAAAGTTCTTCTATGGCTACAAGCCCTATCTCGACCGGCTGGACCTGCGCCCGGACCAGACTCGCGTTGCCTCCGACAACCGCGAGGAACTCGCCCGCTCCAAGGACGCCTTGATCAAGGCCGCCGAGGGCCATGAGGTCGCCGTCGTCTCCGGCGGCGATCCCGGCGTCTTTGCCATGGCAGCCGCGGTTTGCGAGGCGATCGAGGCCGGCCCGGCTGAATGGCGGGCTGTCGACGTTGCCGTGGTGCCCGGCGTCACCGCCATGCTGGCGGTCGCCGCCCGCATCGGCGCCCCGCTCGGCCATGATTTCTGCGCCATCTCGCTGTCCGACAATCTGAAGCCGTGGGAACTGATCGAACTGCGCCTGCTGGCGGCGGCCGGCGCCGGTTTCGTCATCGCGCTCTACAACCCCATCAGCAAGGCACGCCCCTGGCAGCTTGGCCGCGCCTTCGAATGCCTGACCGCGATCCTGCCCGGCACCACGCCGGTCATCTTCGGCCGCGCCGCCGGCCGTCCGGACGAGCGCATCGAGGTTTATCTGTTGGCCGACGTCGACGCGCAAAAGGCCGACATGGCGACCTGCATCATCATCGGGTCGCCGGAAACCCGGATCATCAAGCGCGCAGACAAGCCGGCGCTGGTCTACACGCCGCGTTCGGCATCGGGTTCGACAAAATGA
- the cobM gene encoding precorrin-4 C(11)-methyltransferase: MTVHFIGAGPGAADLITLRGARLLASCPVCLHAGSIVAPELLQHCTPGTKLIDTAPMSLDEIEAAYVEAHKAGHDVARLHSGDLSVWSAVAEQIRRLEKHGIPYTLTPGVPSFAAAAAALRRELTIPEVAQSLVLTRISGRASKMPPGETLAGFGRTGATLAIHLAIHAIDRVVAELTPHYGGDCPVAIVFRASWPDERVLTGTLETIEAQLAADPMERTAIIFVGRSLAAEGFGESALYDAHYQRRFRGRDGL, translated from the coding sequence ATGACCGTTCATTTCATCGGTGCCGGTCCCGGCGCGGCCGACCTCATCACGCTGCGCGGCGCCAGGCTCCTGGCAAGCTGTCCGGTCTGCCTTCACGCCGGCTCCATCGTCGCACCCGAATTGCTGCAGCACTGCACACCCGGGACCAAACTGATCGACACCGCGCCAATGTCGCTCGACGAGATAGAGGCCGCCTATGTCGAGGCCCACAAGGCTGGTCATGATGTAGCGCGGCTGCATTCCGGCGACTTGTCGGTTTGGAGTGCGGTGGCCGAGCAGATCCGCCGGCTGGAAAAACACGGCATCCCTTACACGCTGACGCCGGGCGTTCCCTCCTTCGCCGCAGCCGCCGCGGCGCTGCGGCGCGAGCTGACCATTCCCGAAGTGGCGCAAAGCCTGGTGCTGACCCGCATCTCCGGCCGCGCCTCAAAAATGCCGCCCGGCGAAACGCTGGCCGGCTTCGGCCGCACCGGCGCCACGCTGGCCATCCATCTTGCCATTCACGCCATCGACCGTGTCGTCGCCGAACTGACGCCGCACTATGGCGGCGATTGTCCGGTGGCGATCGTCTTCCGTGCCTCGTGGCCAGATGAGCGCGTGCTGACGGGAACGCTGGAAACGATCGAGGCGCAGCTGGCCGCCGATCCGATGGAGCGCACGGCGATCATCTTCGTCGGCCGCTCGCTGGCGGCGGAAGGGTTTGGCGAGAGTGCATTGTACGACGCCCACTATCAGCGGCGTTTTCGCGGACGGGACGGATTGTGA